One Actinoplanes missouriensis 431 DNA segment encodes these proteins:
- a CDS encoding DUF4259 domain-containing protein produces MGTWDFGPFDNDSAADWCGDLQDTEPSRRVAMIRETLSEVLHEGEYLDSDEGAAAVAAAAVIASQLPGGSPLTSAYAPDFLTGGGSLEIPADLPALALRALDRVAGDDSEWRDLWEDSLPKALTALRPVREVLEEAAA; encoded by the coding sequence ATGGGAACCTGGGACTTCGGGCCGTTCGACAACGACAGCGCCGCCGACTGGTGCGGCGACCTGCAGGACACCGAGCCGTCCCGCCGCGTCGCGATGATCCGGGAGACCCTCAGCGAGGTGCTGCACGAGGGCGAGTACCTGGACAGCGACGAGGGCGCGGCAGCCGTCGCAGCCGCCGCGGTCATCGCCTCCCAGCTGCCCGGCGGTTCGCCGCTCACCTCCGCGTACGCCCCGGACTTCCTGACCGGGGGCGGCAGCCTGGAGATCCCCGCCGACCTGCCCGCCCTGGCGTTGCGCGCGCTGGACCGGGTGGCCGGCGACGACTCGGAGTGGCGCGACCTCTGGGAGGACAGCCTGCCGAAGGCGCTCACCGCCCTCCGCCCGGTCCGCGAGGTCCTGGAGGAAGCCGCGGCCTGA
- the ppdK gene encoding pyruvate, phosphate dikinase, with protein sequence MKFVYDFHEGNKDLKDLLGGKGANLAEMTNLGLPVPPGFTITAEACKEFLKNGTQVDGLGAEIDEHLATLERDMGRRLGDANDPLLVSVRSGAKFSMPGMMETVLNVGLNDASVDRLSRQAGGNDRFAWDSYRRLIQMFGKTVCEVPGHEFEDALHEAKVAKGVKDDVQLDADDLRALVTAYKKVFVKHTGHEFPQDPREQLDLAIAAVFRSWNADRAVLYRRQERIPADLGTAVNVVAMVFGNLGSDSGTGVAFTRDPATGEQGVYGDYLSNAQGEDVVAGIRNTLSLADLERLDKKSYDELMQIMATLEGHYRDLCDIEFTIERGKLWMLQTRVGKRTAAAAFTIASQLVDEGVIDLDEALIRVSGAQLGQLMFPRFDLSGDPSPITRGVGASPGAAYGEVVFTAQRAVEVAAQGKQVILVRRETNPDDLPGMIAAQGILTSRGGKTSHAAVVARGMGKTCVCGADEMEVGPASFTVGSHTVNEGDVVSIDGTTGRVYLGEVPVRPSEVVQYFEGDLDPAQANDPLVYAVHRIITHADEKRRLTVRTNADTGADAARARRFGAQGIGLCRTEHMFLGDRRELVERLILARTEAERDDALATLLPLQRADFLDIFREMNGLPVTVRLIDPPLHEFLPSLEELAVKVAVAHEHGQRVEHDEQMLAAVRRMHEQNPMLGLRGVRLGLVIPGLFAMQVRAIAEAAAALAAEGGKPRPEIMVPLVGAVQELETVRAEAEKIIAEVLGSSGSAGSSASPGGSAVEILIGTMIEVPRAALTAGQIAEAAEFFSFGTNDLTQMGWGFSRDDVEGAFFWRYLELGIFGISPFESIDTDGVGRLVRIAAEEGRAARPGLKLGVCGEHGGDPDSVHFFHEVGLDYVSCSPFRVPIARLEAGRAAVESEGSDHR encoded by the coding sequence ATGAAGTTCGTCTACGACTTCCATGAGGGAAACAAGGACCTCAAAGATCTGCTCGGTGGCAAGGGCGCCAATCTCGCGGAGATGACGAACCTCGGCCTGCCCGTCCCACCCGGATTCACGATCACCGCTGAGGCTTGCAAGGAATTCCTCAAGAACGGCACGCAGGTGGACGGGCTCGGCGCGGAGATCGACGAGCACCTCGCCACCCTGGAACGCGACATGGGCCGGCGTCTCGGCGACGCGAACGACCCGCTGCTCGTCTCGGTCCGCTCAGGCGCCAAGTTCTCGATGCCGGGGATGATGGAGACCGTCCTCAACGTCGGGCTCAACGACGCGTCGGTGGACAGGCTGTCCCGGCAGGCCGGTGGCAACGACAGGTTCGCGTGGGACTCGTACCGGCGGCTCATCCAGATGTTCGGCAAGACCGTCTGCGAGGTGCCGGGGCACGAGTTCGAGGACGCGCTGCACGAGGCGAAGGTGGCGAAGGGCGTCAAGGACGACGTCCAGCTCGACGCCGACGACCTGCGCGCGCTGGTCACCGCGTACAAGAAGGTGTTCGTCAAACACACCGGACACGAGTTCCCGCAGGATCCGCGGGAGCAGCTCGACCTGGCGATCGCGGCGGTCTTCCGATCGTGGAACGCGGACCGTGCCGTGCTCTACCGCCGCCAGGAGCGCATCCCGGCCGACCTGGGCACCGCGGTCAACGTGGTCGCGATGGTCTTCGGCAACCTGGGATCGGACTCCGGCACCGGCGTCGCGTTCACCCGCGACCCGGCCACCGGTGAGCAGGGCGTCTACGGCGACTACCTGTCCAACGCGCAGGGCGAGGACGTGGTCGCCGGCATCCGCAACACGCTGTCCCTCGCGGACCTGGAACGGCTCGACAAGAAGTCCTACGACGAGCTGATGCAGATCATGGCGACGCTGGAAGGGCACTACCGGGACCTCTGCGACATCGAGTTCACCATCGAGCGCGGCAAGCTCTGGATGCTGCAGACCCGGGTCGGCAAGCGCACCGCGGCCGCCGCGTTCACCATCGCCAGCCAGCTCGTCGACGAGGGCGTGATCGACCTCGACGAGGCGCTGATCCGGGTCAGCGGCGCCCAGCTCGGGCAGCTGATGTTCCCCCGGTTCGACCTCTCCGGCGACCCGTCCCCGATCACCCGGGGCGTGGGCGCCTCGCCGGGCGCCGCCTACGGCGAGGTGGTGTTCACCGCGCAGCGGGCCGTCGAGGTGGCCGCCCAGGGCAAGCAGGTGATCCTGGTCCGGCGGGAGACGAACCCGGACGACCTGCCCGGCATGATCGCCGCGCAGGGCATCCTGACCAGCCGCGGCGGCAAGACCTCGCACGCCGCCGTCGTGGCCCGCGGCATGGGCAAGACGTGCGTCTGCGGCGCCGACGAGATGGAGGTCGGGCCGGCTTCCTTCACGGTGGGCTCGCACACCGTCAACGAGGGTGACGTGGTCTCGATCGACGGCACGACCGGCCGGGTCTACCTCGGTGAGGTGCCGGTCCGGCCGAGCGAGGTCGTGCAGTACTTCGAGGGGGACCTCGACCCGGCCCAGGCCAACGATCCGCTGGTCTACGCCGTGCACCGGATCATCACGCACGCCGACGAGAAGCGCCGCCTCACCGTCCGCACGAACGCGGACACCGGCGCCGACGCGGCCCGGGCACGGCGGTTCGGCGCCCAGGGCATCGGGCTGTGCCGCACCGAGCACATGTTCCTCGGCGACCGCCGTGAGCTGGTGGAACGGCTCATCCTGGCGCGTACCGAGGCGGAGCGCGACGACGCCCTCGCGACCCTGCTGCCGCTGCAGCGGGCGGACTTCCTGGACATCTTCCGGGAGATGAACGGCCTGCCCGTGACGGTCCGGCTGATCGACCCGCCGCTGCACGAGTTCCTGCCGTCGCTGGAGGAGCTGGCGGTCAAGGTCGCCGTCGCGCACGAGCACGGCCAGCGGGTCGAGCACGACGAGCAGATGCTCGCGGCGGTGCGCCGGATGCACGAGCAGAACCCGATGCTCGGGCTTCGTGGCGTACGGCTCGGCCTGGTCATTCCCGGTCTTTTCGCGATGCAGGTGCGGGCGATCGCCGAGGCGGCCGCCGCGCTCGCCGCCGAGGGCGGCAAGCCGCGGCCGGAGATCATGGTCCCTCTGGTCGGTGCGGTTCAAGAGCTTGAGACGGTACGGGCGGAGGCTGAGAAGATCATCGCGGAGGTGCTCGGGTCGTCCGGCTCCGCAGGCAGCTCCGCTTCTCCGGGCGGCTCCGCCGTCGAGATCCTCATCGGCACGATGATCGAGGTGCCGCGGGCCGCTCTGACCGCCGGGCAGATCGCCGAGGCCGCCGAGTTCTTCTCGTTCGGCACCAACGACCTGACCCAGATGGGCTGGGGCTTCTCCCGGGACGACGTCGAGGGCGCGTTCTTCTGGCGGTACCTGGAACTCGGCATCTTCGGCATCTCGCCGTTCGAGTCGATCGACACCGACGGCGTGGGCCGGCTCGTGCGGATCGCCGCGGAGGAGGGCCGGGCCGCCCGTCCCGGTCTGAAGCTCGGTGTCTGCGGCGAGCACGGCGGCGACCCGGACTCGGTGCACTTCTTCCACGAGGTGGGCCTGGACTACGTGTCGTGCTCACCGTTCCGGGTGCCGATCGCCCGTCTCGAAGCGGGCCGGGCGGCTGTCGAATCCGAGGGCTCGGATCACCGTTGA
- the recQ gene encoding DNA helicase RecQ — MTSAPAVPVNPDPADSATDALNRIFGYPSFRGEQGDIVEHVIAGGDALVLMPTGGGKSLCYQIPALVRPGTGVVISPLIALMQDQVNALRTLGVRANFLNSSQDLDERRIVEAEFVAGELDLLYVAPEGLGTAGVQRLLDRGKISLFAIDEAHCVAQWGHDFRPDYLNLSMLHERWPDVPRIALTATATPATRDEIATRLRLTEARHFTASFDRPNIQYRIVPKNSPSKQLLDLLRTEHAGHSGIVYCLSRASVEKHAEFLSQNGIPALPYHAGLDSRTRFQNQARFLREDGLVMVATIAFGMGIDKPDVRFVAHLDLPKSVEGYYQETGRAGRDGLPSTAWLAYGLQDVVQQRKLIDGSDGDVAFRRNANRHLDAMLALCESVTCRRGQLLEYFGQTGNAEKCGNCDTCLTPPESWDGTVPAQKLLSTVFRLQKERGQKFGAGQSIDILLGKRTEKVSQFRHDELTVFGIGADLREAEWRGVVRQLLAGGFLAVEGEYGTLALTERSGEVLRGERKLMMRREVATRPSRSSSGSSSSSRQPAAAPADFPESAAPLFERLRAWRGSVAKEQGVPAYVIFHDATLRAIAALAPASLDQLGTVTGVGQSKLAKFGEQVLEVVGSEPADAQGHDE, encoded by the coding sequence GTGACTTCGGCTCCCGCAGTGCCCGTTAACCCCGATCCCGCGGACAGCGCCACCGACGCCCTCAACCGGATCTTCGGCTACCCGTCGTTCCGCGGTGAGCAGGGCGACATCGTCGAGCATGTGATCGCCGGCGGTGACGCGCTGGTGCTGATGCCGACCGGTGGCGGCAAGTCGCTCTGCTACCAGATTCCGGCGCTGGTCCGGCCGGGCACCGGCGTGGTGATCTCGCCGCTGATCGCGCTCATGCAGGACCAGGTGAACGCGCTGCGCACGCTCGGGGTGCGGGCGAACTTCCTGAACTCCTCGCAGGACCTGGACGAGCGGCGGATCGTCGAGGCCGAGTTCGTCGCCGGCGAGCTCGACCTGCTCTACGTCGCACCCGAAGGATTGGGTACGGCCGGGGTGCAGCGCCTGCTCGACCGGGGCAAGATCTCGCTGTTCGCGATCGACGAGGCGCACTGTGTGGCGCAGTGGGGCCACGACTTCCGGCCCGACTACCTGAACCTGTCGATGCTGCACGAGCGCTGGCCGGACGTTCCCCGGATCGCGCTGACCGCCACCGCGACGCCCGCCACCCGTGACGAGATCGCGACCCGGCTGCGGCTCACCGAGGCGCGGCACTTCACCGCGAGCTTCGACCGGCCCAACATCCAATACCGGATCGTCCCCAAGAACTCGCCCAGCAAGCAGCTTCTCGACCTGTTGCGCACCGAGCACGCCGGGCACTCCGGCATCGTCTACTGCCTGTCGCGCGCCTCGGTGGAGAAGCACGCGGAGTTCCTCAGCCAGAACGGGATTCCGGCCCTGCCGTACCACGCCGGTCTGGACTCGCGGACCCGGTTCCAGAACCAGGCCCGGTTCCTCCGCGAGGACGGTCTCGTGATGGTCGCGACGATCGCGTTCGGGATGGGGATCGACAAGCCGGATGTACGGTTCGTCGCGCACCTGGACCTGCCGAAATCGGTGGAGGGGTACTACCAGGAGACCGGCCGCGCCGGACGTGACGGGCTGCCCTCGACGGCCTGGCTGGCGTACGGGCTGCAGGACGTGGTGCAGCAGCGCAAGCTGATCGACGGCTCGGACGGCGACGTGGCGTTCCGGCGCAACGCGAACCGTCACCTGGACGCGATGCTGGCGCTCTGCGAGAGCGTGACGTGCCGGCGGGGTCAGCTCCTCGAGTACTTCGGACAGACCGGCAACGCCGAGAAATGCGGCAACTGCGACACCTGCCTGACGCCGCCGGAGTCGTGGGACGGCACGGTGCCGGCGCAGAAACTGCTCTCCACCGTCTTCCGGCTGCAGAAGGAGCGCGGGCAGAAGTTCGGCGCCGGGCAGTCGATCGACATCCTGCTCGGCAAACGGACCGAGAAGGTCAGCCAGTTCCGCCACGACGAGCTGACCGTGTTCGGCATCGGCGCCGACCTGCGCGAGGCGGAGTGGCGTGGCGTGGTGCGGCAGCTGCTGGCCGGTGGTTTCCTCGCGGTCGAGGGTGAATACGGAACCCTGGCCCTGACCGAGCGCAGCGGCGAGGTGCTGCGCGGCGAGCGCAAGCTGATGATGCGCCGGGAGGTGGCGACCCGGCCGTCCCGATCCTCGTCCGGGTCATCGTCATCGTCGCGCCAGCCCGCCGCGGCGCCGGCGGACTTCCCCGAGTCGGCGGCCCCGCTGTTCGAGCGGCTGCGCGCGTGGCGCGGGTCGGTGGCGAAGGAGCAGGGCGTTCCCGCCTACGTGATCTTCCACGACGCGACGCTGCGGGCGATCGCGGCGCTGGCGCCGGCCAGCCTCGATCAGCTCGGCACGGTGACCGGTGTCGGCCAGAGCAAGCTGGCGAAGTTCGGCGAGCAGGTGCTGGAGGTCGTCGGTTCTGAACCCGCCGATGCGCAGGGGCACGATGAGTGA
- a CDS encoding VOC family protein has protein sequence MTSRLNPYISFNGNAREAMEFYRGVFGGELSMSTFGEFGMPDPAFQDKLMHARLDTPQGYTLMASDTPPGMGWNPGDTMTVSLSGHSDDGLREVWAELAEGGEVTLPLEKQMWGDEFGQLVDRFGVPWMVNVAQPE, from the coding sequence ATGACTTCTCGACTGAACCCCTACATCTCGTTCAACGGCAACGCCCGCGAGGCCATGGAGTTCTACCGCGGCGTTTTCGGCGGTGAGCTGTCCATGTCGACGTTCGGTGAGTTCGGCATGCCCGATCCCGCGTTCCAGGACAAACTCATGCATGCCCGGCTGGACACGCCGCAGGGCTACACGCTGATGGCGTCGGACACCCCGCCGGGCATGGGGTGGAACCCGGGCGACACCATGACGGTCAGCCTGAGCGGCCACAGCGACGACGGATTGCGCGAGGTGTGGGCCGAGCTCGCCGAGGGCGGCGAGGTGACGCTGCCGCTGGAGAAACAGATGTGGGGCGACGAGTTCGGGCAGCTCGTCGACCGGTTCGGCGTGCCCTGGATGGTGAATGTGGCGCAGCCCGAGTAG
- a CDS encoding YceI family protein, producing the protein MIPDPGVYTLDEAHKRIGFVAQHMMVSPIRGEFAQGNASILVAEDPLQSQVSATIRADSINTHNPERDTHLSSPDFLDVERYKTLEFRSTGITWEADSDPIFQWARLRNNPLARRGAPSDLPAAATRASGRFVVSGILTIKDVTRPISLHMEFGGARRDPYGRDIFGFSATAEFEREDYGLVWNVLLESGGVLVGKKVRIEIAGEAIRES; encoded by the coding sequence ATGATTCCGGATCCGGGTGTGTACACACTGGATGAAGCCCACAAGAGGATCGGGTTCGTCGCCCAGCACATGATGGTCAGCCCGATCCGCGGCGAGTTCGCGCAGGGCAACGCCTCGATCCTGGTGGCCGAGGACCCGCTCCAGTCCCAGGTCAGCGCGACCATCCGGGCGGACAGCATCAACACGCACAACCCGGAGCGGGACACGCACCTCTCCAGCCCGGACTTCCTCGACGTCGAGCGCTACAAGACGCTGGAGTTCCGTAGCACCGGCATCACGTGGGAGGCGGACAGCGACCCGATCTTCCAGTGGGCCCGGCTCCGCAACAACCCGCTCGCCCGGCGGGGTGCCCCGTCCGACCTCCCGGCGGCGGCCACCCGGGCGTCCGGGCGGTTCGTGGTGAGCGGCATTCTGACGATCAAGGACGTGACCCGGCCGATCAGCCTGCACATGGAGTTCGGCGGGGCACGGCGGGACCCGTACGGGCGGGACATCTTCGGGTTCAGCGCGACGGCCGAGTTCGAACGCGAGGACTACGGCCTGGTCTGGAACGTGCTGCTGGAGAGCGGTGGCGTCCTGGTCGGCAAGAAGGTGCGCATCGAGATCGCCGGTGAGGCGATCCGCGAGAGCTGA